The following are encoded together in the Pedobacter sp. D749 genome:
- a CDS encoding carboxypeptidase regulatory-like domain-containing protein gives MKKLCVVLSLLIVFALGSIAFTHIKLGGIIGKITPGDAASAVSLVAEKDTLNAQINQGVFTFTNLKEGVYTVVVKANAPYKDAVIEKVAVKDSATTDLGEIKLQQ, from the coding sequence ATGAAAAAATTGTGTGTTGTATTATCTCTTCTTATTGTATTTGCTTTAGGCTCAATTGCCTTTACTCATATTAAATTAGGTGGAATCATCGGAAAAATTACGCCGGGAGATGCAGCTTCTGCTGTTTCACTTGTAGCAGAGAAAGACACCCTAAATGCACAGATTAACCAGGGTGTTTTTACTTTTACTAACCTAAAAGAAGGTGTTTATACCGTTGTGGTAAAAGCCAACGCGCCTTATAAAGATGCAGTAATAGAAAAGGTTGCCGTAAAAGATAGCGCTACTACAGATTTAGGCGAAATTAAATTACAACAGTAG
- the carB gene encoding carbamoyl-phosphate synthase large subunit, which produces MPKDTSIRSVLIIGSGPIIIGQACEFDYSGSQAALSLKEEGITVSIINSNPATIMTDKVIGDHVYLRPLSVDSIEVILQEHIDSADLPRIDAVLPTMGGQTALNLCKEAEERGVWEKYGVKVVGVDVAAIEKTENREAFRQLMVDIGVGVAESKIANSFLEGKEAAQEIGYPLVIRPSYTLGGSGGGFVHKKEEFDAALKRGLEASPTHEVLVEKAVLGWKEYELELLRDSNDNVIIICSIENFDPMGIHTGDSITVAPAMTLSDRCYQDMRNQAIKMMRAIGNFAGGCNVQFSVNPANDEIIAIEINPRVSRSSALASKATGYPIAKIAAKLAIGYNLDEIENQITKTTSAYFEPTLDYVIVKVPRWNFDKFKGANKELGLQMKSVGEVMAIGRTFIEALQKACQSLEINRAGLGADGKQVRNIEEIMDGLEHASWNRLFLIKDAMTMGVPLESIRKVTKIDKWFLNQIQDLVLLETELKRYSLNNIPQDFFVTLKQKGFSDIQIAWLLGNVTEDEVYDRRKALGINRVYKMVDTCAAEFPAKTPYYYSTFEEENESKPSDRKKVIVLGSGPNRIGQGIEFDYSCVHGLLAAKESGFEAIMINCNPETVSTDFNMADKLYFEPVFWEHVREIIELEKPEGVIVQLGGQTALKMAEKLTEKGIKIIGTSFENMDIAEDRGRFSDLLKELNIPYPKYGVAENAEEAIVVANEVGYPVLVRPSYVLGGQGMSIVINDEDLEKAVVKLLGDLPGNRVLIDHFLDRAEEAESDSISDGDDVHIVGMMEHIEPAGIHSGDSFAVLPTFSLSETVTKAMEEYSIKIAKALDVRGLLNIQFAIKDEKVYVIEANPRASRTVPFIAKAYDVPYINIAAKIMLGVAKLKDFTIVRKLKGYAIKEPVFSYEKFPEVAKELGPEMKSTGEAIRFIKDLEDPYFRKLYKDKSMYLSK; this is translated from the coding sequence ATGCCTAAAGACACTTCCATACGCTCAGTACTGATTATCGGATCTGGACCAATTATTATTGGCCAAGCCTGTGAATTTGATTATTCAGGTTCGCAAGCGGCGCTTTCTTTAAAAGAAGAAGGGATTACCGTTTCTATTATCAACTCCAATCCGGCTACCATCATGACGGATAAGGTTATCGGCGACCATGTTTACCTGCGTCCGTTAAGCGTTGATTCAATAGAGGTTATTTTACAAGAGCATATCGACTCTGCAGATTTACCTAGAATTGATGCTGTACTTCCTACAATGGGAGGCCAAACCGCGCTAAACCTCTGTAAAGAAGCGGAAGAACGTGGTGTTTGGGAAAAATACGGTGTAAAAGTGGTTGGTGTAGATGTTGCAGCAATCGAAAAAACAGAAAACCGCGAAGCTTTCCGCCAGTTAATGGTTGATATCGGCGTAGGTGTTGCTGAATCGAAAATTGCCAACTCATTTTTAGAAGGTAAAGAAGCTGCACAAGAAATCGGTTATCCATTGGTAATCCGCCCTTCGTACACTTTAGGTGGTTCTGGTGGTGGTTTTGTGCACAAAAAAGAGGAATTCGATGCTGCTTTAAAACGTGGTTTAGAAGCTTCGCCAACACACGAAGTATTGGTAGAGAAAGCTGTTTTAGGCTGGAAAGAATACGAGTTGGAGTTGTTAAGAGATAGCAACGATAACGTAATCATTATCTGTTCGATCGAAAACTTCGATCCGATGGGTATCCATACTGGAGATTCAATCACTGTTGCTCCGGCAATGACTTTGTCTGATCGTTGTTACCAGGATATGCGTAACCAGGCCATCAAAATGATGCGTGCAATCGGCAACTTTGCCGGCGGCTGTAACGTTCAGTTCTCGGTTAACCCGGCAAACGATGAAATTATCGCTATCGAAATTAACCCACGTGTATCGCGTTCATCAGCTTTGGCAAGTAAGGCAACCGGTTATCCGATTGCGAAAATTGCAGCTAAACTGGCTATCGGTTACAACCTGGATGAAATTGAAAATCAAATTACCAAAACGACTTCAGCATATTTCGAACCTACTTTAGATTACGTAATTGTTAAAGTACCGCGCTGGAACTTCGATAAATTTAAAGGCGCTAACAAAGAGCTTGGCTTGCAGATGAAATCAGTAGGCGAGGTAATGGCAATTGGCCGTACCTTTATTGAGGCATTACAAAAAGCTTGTCAGAGTTTAGAGATCAACCGCGCTGGTTTAGGTGCAGATGGCAAACAGGTACGCAATATTGAAGAGATTATGGACGGTTTGGAGCACGCTTCATGGAACCGTTTATTCTTAATAAAAGACGCCATGACAATGGGTGTACCTTTGGAATCCATCCGTAAGGTAACTAAAATTGATAAATGGTTCTTAAACCAGATTCAGGATCTTGTATTGCTTGAAACTGAATTAAAAAGATATTCGCTAAACAATATCCCTCAGGATTTCTTTGTAACACTTAAACAAAAAGGATTCTCTGATATCCAGATTGCCTGGTTGTTAGGCAATGTTACCGAAGATGAGGTTTACGATCGCCGTAAAGCTTTAGGTATAAACAGGGTGTATAAAATGGTTGATACCTGCGCTGCTGAGTTTCCGGCCAAAACACCATATTACTATTCTACTTTCGAAGAAGAGAATGAATCAAAACCTTCTGACAGGAAAAAAGTAATTGTTTTGGGTTCAGGCCCTAACCGTATTGGTCAGGGTATCGAATTCGATTATTCATGTGTACATGGTTTATTGGCTGCAAAAGAATCGGGTTTTGAAGCCATCATGATTAACTGTAATCCTGAAACGGTTTCTACCGACTTTAACATGGCCGATAAATTATACTTCGAGCCTGTTTTCTGGGAACACGTTCGCGAAATTATCGAGCTGGAAAAACCTGAAGGTGTAATTGTTCAGCTAGGTGGTCAGACCGCGCTGAAAATGGCAGAAAAATTAACTGAAAAAGGTATCAAAATTATCGGAACATCTTTCGAAAACATGGATATTGCCGAAGACCGCGGCCGTTTCTCTGATCTTTTGAAAGAATTAAACATTCCTTATCCAAAATATGGTGTTGCAGAAAATGCCGAAGAGGCAATTGTTGTCGCAAATGAGGTAGGTTATCCGGTATTGGTCCGTCCGAGTTATGTATTAGGTGGCCAGGGTATGAGCATCGTAATTAACGATGAAGACCTTGAAAAAGCAGTGGTGAAGTTATTGGGCGATTTACCGGGCAACCGCGTATTGATTGATCACTTTTTAGATAGGGCAGAAGAAGCAGAATCCGATTCAATTTCTGATGGTGATGATGTACACATTGTGGGTATGATGGAGCACATCGAGCCTGCAGGTATCCACTCAGGAGATTCGTTCGCCGTATTACCTACATTCAGCTTATCAGAAACGGTAACTAAAGCAATGGAAGAATACTCGATCAAAATTGCCAAAGCATTAGATGTACGAGGTTTACTTAACATTCAGTTCGCCATTAAGGATGAGAAAGTATATGTAATTGAGGCGAACCCAAGGGCATCGCGTACGGTTCCTTTCATCGCAAAAGCTTACGATGTTCCATATATTAATATCGCGGCTAAAATTATGTTAGGCGTAGCAAAGCTGAAAGATTTTACTATCGTTCGTAAACTTAAAGGTTATGCCATTAAAGAACCGGTTTTCTCTTACGAGAAATTCCCGGAGGTAGCGAAAGAATTAGGTCCTGAAATGAAATCTACAGGTGAAGCGATCCGTTTCATCAAAGATTTAGAAGATCCTTACTTCCGCAAGCTTTACAAAGACAAATCAATGTATTTGAGTAAGTAA